In a single window of the Streptomyces sp. NBC_00353 genome:
- a CDS encoding TetR/AcrR family transcriptional regulator, giving the protein MTDTPDKPDTPRRRGAARTEELLQVTLDLAAEVGYAGLSIEAVARRAGVGKHTIYRRWPSMSALLLDALSRVWTSDLDYRDTGDVRADLREQFLRSGLALSSPPIGPVYRAVIAEAQADSTLRATLHERFLVTVEQSTLDRITRAQRTGELTAEANLEFAAEVLCGTLYYRSLLSTRPIDEDAVDGLLDMFMAAYGTGK; this is encoded by the coding sequence ATGACCGACACGCCCGACAAGCCCGACACGCCGCGGCGCCGAGGTGCCGCGCGCACCGAAGAGCTGCTGCAGGTAACCCTCGATCTGGCTGCGGAGGTCGGTTACGCGGGCCTGAGCATTGAGGCGGTCGCCAGACGGGCCGGCGTCGGTAAACACACGATCTACCGGCGCTGGCCGTCCATGTCGGCACTGCTGCTCGACGCGCTCAGCCGCGTGTGGACCAGTGACCTGGACTACCGCGACACCGGGGACGTCCGCGCGGATCTGCGCGAACAGTTCCTACGCTCAGGCCTCGCCCTCTCCAGCCCGCCGATCGGTCCCGTCTACCGTGCAGTCATCGCCGAGGCGCAGGCCGACTCCACGCTGCGGGCGACTCTGCACGAACGATTCCTGGTGACCGTCGAGCAGAGCACCCTCGACCGGATCACCCGCGCCCAGCGCACCGGTGAACTGACTGCGGAAGCGAATCTGGAATTCGCCGCCGAGGTGCTGTGCGGCACGCTGTACTACCGCAGCCTGCTGTCAACCCGCCCCATCGACGAGGACGCGGTCGACGGACTGCTGGACATGTTCATGGCCGCCTACGGAACCGGCAAGTAG
- a CDS encoding aldo/keto reductase produces MDYLKLGTTGLDVSRICLGCMSYGVADRGNHSWTLDEEASRPFVRRAVEAGINFFDTANVYSDGTSEEIVGRALADFARRDEIVLATKVHGLMRPGPNGGGLSRKAIMTEIDHSLRRLGTDYVDLYQIHRWDRATPIEETMEALHDVVKAGKARYIGASSMYAWQFSKAQYVAERHGWTRFVSMQNHYNLLYREEEREMLPLCADQGVGVIPWSPLARGRLTRAWDTTSARSETDEFGKTLYQETDRHIVDAVAAIADERGVTRAQVALAWLLRQPGVTAPIVGATKPQHLDDAVASVDLRLSDDECKRLEEHYSPRGIVGFA; encoded by the coding sequence ATGGACTATCTGAAACTCGGCACGACCGGTCTCGACGTCTCCCGCATCTGCCTGGGTTGTATGAGCTACGGCGTCGCCGACCGCGGTAACCACAGCTGGACGCTGGACGAGGAGGCCAGCCGGCCCTTCGTACGGCGGGCCGTCGAGGCAGGGATCAACTTCTTCGACACCGCGAACGTCTACTCCGACGGCACCAGCGAGGAGATCGTCGGCCGGGCGCTTGCCGACTTCGCCCGCCGGGACGAGATCGTGCTGGCCACCAAGGTGCACGGCCTGATGCGGCCGGGGCCCAACGGTGGCGGGCTGTCCCGCAAGGCGATCATGACCGAGATCGACCACAGCCTGCGCCGGCTGGGCACCGATTACGTCGACCTTTACCAGATCCACCGCTGGGACCGGGCAACGCCGATCGAGGAGACCATGGAGGCTCTGCACGACGTGGTGAAGGCGGGCAAGGCCCGCTACATCGGGGCGAGTTCGATGTACGCATGGCAGTTCTCCAAGGCGCAGTACGTCGCCGAGCGGCACGGCTGGACTCGTTTCGTCAGCATGCAGAACCACTACAACCTGCTCTACCGCGAGGAGGAGCGGGAGATGCTTCCGCTGTGCGCCGACCAGGGTGTCGGGGTCATCCCGTGGAGCCCGCTGGCCCGCGGCCGGCTCACCAGGGCCTGGGACACCACCAGCGCGCGCAGCGAGACCGACGAGTTCGGCAAGACGCTCTACCAGGAGACGGACCGGCACATCGTGGACGCCGTCGCGGCGATCGCGGACGAGCGTGGCGTCACCCGCGCCCAGGTCGCGCTGGCCTGGCTGCTGCGGCAGCCGGGGGTGACCGCGCCGATCGTCGGTGCGACCAAGCCGCAGCACCTGGACGACGCCGTCGCGTCGGTCGACCTGCGGCTGAGCGACGACGAGTGCAAGCGCCTCGAGGAGCACTACAGCCCGCGCGGCATCGTCGGCTTCGCGTAA
- a CDS encoding IS630 family transposase, whose product MPERVRVREIDDDEGRRLLRIIRRGAGSVVTWRRAQMVLLSAQGMPVAKIAEVSFTSDDRVRDVIHNFNADGFDSLYPKYSGGRPKTFTLPERREIKKIAKSKPTEHDLPFSTWSLTKLADFLVAEGVVDDISHEGLRILLREEGVSFQRLKTWKTSRDPDYAAKKARVEHLYAIADGEVIPEDGEPEVIFCMDEFGPLNLMPHPGRQWAERGGTHKDPDREPRRRRRATYNRYGGVRHLFAALDLAKDKLYGHIKPVKKRTQFLEFCRYLRSLYPDTVRIAIVADNFSPHLTTKRCQRVGTWAAANNVEIAYTPTNSSWLNRIEAQFTALRYFTLDGTDHADHKEQGSMIRRYIIWRNRHADDQHLQAVVDRANVA is encoded by the coding sequence GTGCCAGAACGAGTGCGTGTCCGAGAGATCGATGATGATGAGGGGCGGCGACTGCTGCGGATTATCCGCAGAGGCGCCGGGTCGGTGGTGACCTGGCGGCGGGCCCAGATGGTGCTGCTGTCCGCGCAGGGCATGCCGGTGGCGAAGATCGCCGAGGTGTCGTTCACCAGCGACGACCGGGTCCGGGACGTGATCCACAACTTCAACGCCGACGGCTTCGACTCTCTGTATCCGAAGTACTCCGGTGGCCGGCCGAAGACGTTCACGCTGCCGGAGCGCCGTGAGATCAAGAAGATCGCGAAGTCGAAGCCGACCGAGCACGACCTGCCGTTCTCGACCTGGAGCCTGACCAAGCTGGCGGACTTCCTGGTCGCCGAGGGGGTGGTCGACGACATCAGCCACGAGGGCCTGCGCATCCTGCTCCGCGAGGAAGGCGTCTCGTTTCAACGCCTGAAGACCTGGAAGACCTCACGCGATCCGGACTACGCGGCCAAGAAAGCGCGGGTCGAGCACCTGTACGCCATCGCCGACGGCGAGGTTATACCCGAGGACGGCGAACCCGAAGTCATCTTCTGCATGGACGAGTTCGGGCCGCTCAACCTGATGCCCCACCCGGGCCGGCAGTGGGCCGAGCGCGGCGGCACACACAAGGACCCCGACCGTGAACCGCGCCGACGGCGACGAGCGACCTACAACCGCTACGGCGGGGTGCGACACCTGTTCGCCGCCCTGGACCTGGCCAAGGACAAGCTCTACGGCCACATCAAACCGGTCAAGAAGCGCACCCAGTTCCTGGAGTTCTGCCGCTACCTGCGCAGCCTCTACCCGGACACCGTCCGGATCGCGATCGTGGCCGACAACTTCTCCCCGCACCTGACCACGAAAAGGTGCCAGCGGGTCGGCACCTGGGCTGCCGCGAACAACGTCGAGATCGCCTACACACCGACCAACTCCTCCTGGCTCAACCGCATCGAGGCCCAGTTCACGGCCCTGCGCTACTTCACTCTGGACGGCACGGACCACGCCGACCACAAGGAACAGGGCAGCATGATCCGCCGCTACATCATCTGGCGAAACCGCCATGCCGACGACCAGCACCTACAAGCCGTCGTCGACAGGGCAAACGTTGCCTGA
- a CDS encoding serine/threonine-protein kinase: MSLRGGDPAEIGGYPLEARLGSGGMGTVFLARTSSGRPVAIKLIHQQFAADDEFRIRFRQEVAAARRVSGAFTAAVVDAAPEAEQPWMATTYIEGHTLAQRIATKGPLNGAELRRLAIGLAEALRDIHRVGVVHRDLKPSNVVLSPEGPRVIDFGISRAVDQQTLTMTGRVIGTPPFMSPEQLQAPRGVGPRSDVFSLGTLLVYAATGRGPFDADSPYMTAYQVVHEEPSLGAVPVALRAVVESCLGKEPNGRPSADELLVLLRDLPADLGATDANGVGAGRTRDVITQHHFATQATPAPTAPTTAPAGPGTGSTGTPIGRRLRSRWRPVLAAAVAVAAIGGGVAALQAGDFGENSGGDKGNSVAVPGVALPDGFEPWRKTVQGGREGIPDELRCVARGDALFCGGGGVVATRIRTLDGSRVWTAKSPGVPVQGMHLVGATDDTVLGYRFAAQDAPQDPPTEVVAIDANNGRELWSVPSGARSMAVTGRSQDAIVVGSAVVTVDASNSRFEARDAHSGEVTWTTSFPASTHCAPVPVGPQLLAMCATDAEVDASEVRHPTLYTVDRASGTLGRPITVDGPAVPMGVADGRLVLLQEHREGTALTGYDGVARVDPASRKVTYSRLAKTYAGTPGMADGTVYVSGQTGLVTALDPATGRKKWSRQTSVEGASGPVAGAGALYFSSATGRVVALSPHDGKPLWTTDPQADGLTGEQGASPRVTVAGRAVIVAAAKNTLFAFDTQKPPKSG, from the coding sequence GTGTCGCTGCGTGGAGGTGATCCAGCCGAGATCGGCGGTTATCCACTTGAGGCGCGGCTCGGCTCGGGTGGCATGGGCACGGTCTTTCTGGCCCGTACGAGTTCGGGGCGACCTGTCGCGATCAAACTGATCCACCAGCAGTTCGCGGCGGACGACGAGTTCCGCATCCGTTTCCGACAGGAGGTGGCGGCGGCGAGGCGGGTGAGCGGCGCGTTCACCGCCGCCGTGGTCGACGCTGCCCCTGAGGCCGAGCAGCCGTGGATGGCGACGACCTATATCGAGGGGCACACGCTCGCCCAGCGCATCGCCACGAAGGGCCCGCTGAACGGAGCGGAGCTGAGAAGGCTTGCCATCGGGCTGGCGGAGGCGCTGCGCGACATCCACCGGGTGGGGGTCGTCCACCGTGACCTGAAGCCCTCGAACGTCGTGCTCTCGCCCGAGGGCCCGCGCGTCATCGACTTCGGCATTTCGCGCGCCGTGGACCAGCAGACGCTGACGATGACAGGGCGGGTCATCGGTACGCCGCCCTTCATGTCGCCGGAACAGTTGCAGGCGCCGCGTGGTGTGGGGCCGCGTTCCGATGTCTTCTCGCTGGGGACGCTGCTGGTGTACGCAGCGACGGGCCGCGGGCCCTTCGACGCGGACAGCCCATACATGACGGCATATCAGGTGGTGCACGAGGAGCCGTCGCTGGGTGCCGTGCCGGTGGCCTTGCGCGCGGTCGTCGAGTCGTGTCTGGGCAAGGAGCCCAATGGGCGCCCCTCGGCGGACGAACTCCTCGTGCTGCTGCGGGACCTGCCGGCCGACCTCGGCGCGACCGACGCGAACGGGGTTGGCGCTGGCCGCACCCGCGACGTGATCACCCAGCATCACTTCGCGACGCAGGCCACCCCGGCGCCGACTGCCCCGACCACCGCCCCGGCCGGTCCCGGTACAGGGAGCACCGGCACCCCCATCGGCCGCCGTCTGCGCAGCCGATGGCGGCCTGTGCTCGCGGCCGCGGTCGCGGTGGCAGCGATCGGCGGGGGAGTCGCCGCGCTGCAGGCAGGCGACTTCGGGGAGAACAGCGGCGGCGACAAGGGCAACAGCGTTGCGGTGCCGGGTGTCGCACTTCCGGACGGCTTCGAGCCGTGGCGCAAGACCGTGCAGGGCGGTCGCGAGGGCATCCCCGACGAACTGCGTTGCGTCGCGCGGGGCGATGCGCTGTTCTGCGGGGGCGGCGGTGTTGTCGCGACCCGTATCAGGACCCTGGACGGCTCGCGGGTGTGGACGGCGAAGAGCCCGGGCGTCCCCGTCCAGGGCATGCACCTGGTGGGCGCCACCGACGACACGGTGCTCGGTTACCGCTTCGCCGCCCAGGACGCCCCGCAGGACCCTCCCACCGAGGTGGTGGCCATCGACGCGAACAACGGCCGGGAGCTGTGGTCCGTGCCGTCCGGCGCCCGGTCGATGGCCGTCACGGGTCGGTCTCAGGACGCCATTGTGGTCGGCTCCGCCGTCGTGACGGTCGACGCTTCCAACTCCCGCTTCGAGGCCCGGGACGCGCACAGCGGTGAGGTCACCTGGACGACGTCGTTCCCCGCGAGTACGCATTGCGCTCCCGTCCCGGTGGGCCCACAGCTCTTGGCGATGTGCGCGACGGATGCGGAGGTGGATGCCTCAGAGGTGCGCCACCCCACCCTGTACACGGTCGACCGCGCCTCGGGGACGCTGGGCAGGCCCATCACGGTTGACGGCCCCGCCGTGCCGATGGGCGTCGCCGACGGCAGGCTCGTACTCCTTCAGGAGCACAGGGAGGGAACGGCGCTGACCGGATACGACGGGGTGGCGCGGGTCGACCCGGCCTCGCGGAAGGTCACGTACTCCCGACTGGCCAAGACATACGCGGGGACGCCCGGCATGGCGGACGGCACCGTCTACGTGAGCGGGCAGACCGGTCTCGTCACGGCCCTCGACCCCGCGACCGGCCGGAAGAAGTGGTCGCGGCAGACGAGCGTGGAGGGCGCGTCGGGTCCCGTGGCGGGAGCCGGCGCGCTGTATTTCAGCTCGGCCACCGGCCGGGTGGTCGCGCTGTCGCCGCACGATGGCAAACCCCTGTGGACAACAGATCCGCAGGCCGATGGTTTGACGGGCGAGCAGGGCGCAAGCCCGCGGGTGACCGTTGCGGGGCGTGCGGTGATCGTGGCCGCGGCCAAGAACACTCTCTTCGCCTTCGACACGCAGAAGCCGCCGAAGTCGGGCTGA
- a CDS encoding L-threonylcarbamoyladenylate synthase, translating into MARRYDCSTVSGRSAGLREAASAVRRGELVVLPTDTVYGIGADAFNRGAVNSLLEAKGRGRAMPSPVLVASPDALHDLVTDFSEQGWALVEAFWPGGLTLVARHQPSLDWDLGETHGTVAVRMPSHPAALDLLARTGPMAVSSANLTGQPSPQDCDAAQGMLGDSVAVYLDGGPTEAAVASSIVDITGAVPVLKRAGAISTLRLRKVVPDLQEP; encoded by the coding sequence ATGGCCCGTCGTTATGACTGCTCCACGGTGTCCGGGCGTTCTGCCGGGCTTCGCGAGGCCGCTTCGGCGGTACGCCGGGGTGAGCTGGTGGTGCTGCCGACGGACACCGTGTACGGGATCGGTGCCGATGCCTTCAACCGTGGGGCGGTGAACAGTCTGCTGGAGGCCAAGGGCCGGGGCCGGGCCATGCCCTCGCCGGTGCTGGTCGCCTCTCCGGACGCTTTGCACGACCTGGTCACCGATTTCTCCGAGCAGGGCTGGGCGCTGGTGGAGGCGTTCTGGCCGGGCGGGCTGACCCTGGTCGCCCGCCACCAGCCGTCGCTGGACTGGGACCTGGGTGAAACCCACGGCACGGTGGCGGTCCGGATGCCGTCACACCCGGCCGCCCTTGACCTGCTCGCCCGGACCGGTCCGATGGCGGTTTCCAGCGCCAACCTGACGGGACAGCCATCTCCGCAGGACTGCGATGCCGCCCAGGGCATGCTCGGCGACTCGGTCGCCGTCTACCTGGACGGAGGGCCCACCGAGGCCGCTGTCGCCTCCTCGATCGTGGACATCACCGGCGCGGTCCCCGTCCTGAAGCGCGCGGGCGCGATCAGTACCTTGCGCCTGCGCAAGGTGGTACCCGACCTGCAGGAACCATGA
- a CDS encoding carbonic anhydrase has translation MTDALPLTPSEAVELLLAGNQRFVAGTPQHPNQDAARRAETAPGQRPFAVLFGCSDSRLAAEIIFDRGLGDLFVVRTAGHVAGPEVLGSIEYGVSVLDCPLVVVLGHDSCGAVAATRAALTDGVAATGYVRDVIERVTPSVLAARAAGLTQDDEIIAEHIRHSVDLLLDRSRVLADQVAAGRTAVVGLSYRLADGSARLITARGLRAEAAAPGPGA, from the coding sequence ATGACTGACGCCCTGCCGCTGACTCCATCCGAAGCCGTTGAGCTGCTGCTGGCCGGCAACCAGCGCTTCGTCGCCGGCACCCCGCAGCACCCGAACCAGGACGCCGCACGCCGTGCGGAGACCGCACCCGGACAGCGCCCGTTCGCCGTGCTCTTCGGCTGCTCCGACTCACGCCTCGCGGCCGAGATCATCTTCGACCGGGGCTTGGGTGACCTGTTCGTCGTCCGCACTGCAGGCCATGTGGCGGGGCCGGAGGTGCTGGGCAGCATCGAATACGGCGTGAGCGTGTTGGACTGCCCGCTGGTCGTAGTGCTGGGCCACGACTCATGTGGTGCGGTCGCGGCCACCCGTGCCGCCCTGACCGACGGCGTTGCCGCCACCGGGTACGTGCGCGACGTCATCGAACGCGTTACGCCCAGCGTCCTGGCCGCCCGCGCCGCCGGGCTCACCCAGGACGATGAAATCATTGCCGAGCACATACGGCACAGCGTCGACCTCCTCCTGGACCGCTCCCGGGTGCTCGCCGACCAGGTCGCCGCCGGCCGGACGGCCGTGGTGGGCCTGTCCTACCGACTGGCCGACGGCAGTGCCCGACTCATCACGGCCCGCGGCCTGCGCGCCGAAGCGGCCGCCCCAGGACCGGGCGCCTGA
- a CDS encoding ROK family transcriptional regulator → MNIQYRVLSLLRDNGPLSRAQLADRLEVPRPRLLGELDRMVAAGRVREAGPAASRGGRRSTLVQLDPGVRFAAVDLGASSVDIEITDGALTPVASCSEPADIRSGPVAVLGRVSELLHALADQGHYTRLDAIGIGLPGPVSFREGIPVSPPIMVGWNRFPVRDTLARAHGCPVVVDNDVNVMSLGEQHSGVARSVDHLLFVKIGSGIGSGMQHHGRIYRGAEGCAGDIGHVQVEAEADGPVCSCGNTGCLEAYFGGVALSRDATEAARSGQSPALAERLAERGVLTALDVAECADGGDSTSVNLVRAGGHRVGQVLATLVSFMNPSMIVIGGGLTGLGYPLLAEIRSVVYKRSLPLATGNLPIVMSELGPRAGVVGAALLASELAYGEASVAGDVGRGEATA, encoded by the coding sequence GTGAACATCCAGTACCGCGTGTTGAGTCTACTGCGTGACAACGGCCCGCTGTCCCGCGCCCAACTCGCAGACCGGCTGGAGGTTCCGCGCCCGCGGCTGCTCGGCGAACTCGACCGCATGGTCGCCGCCGGGCGGGTCCGTGAGGCGGGCCCCGCCGCGTCGCGCGGCGGGCGGCGCTCCACCCTCGTCCAGCTCGACCCCGGGGTGCGGTTCGCCGCCGTCGATCTGGGCGCCAGCTCCGTCGACATCGAGATCACCGACGGCGCGCTCACGCCGGTGGCCTCCTGCTCCGAGCCGGCAGACATCCGCTCCGGACCGGTCGCCGTGCTCGGGCGCGTCAGCGAACTCCTGCACGCGTTGGCCGACCAGGGGCACTACACGCGGCTCGACGCAATCGGCATCGGCCTGCCGGGCCCGGTCAGCTTCCGGGAGGGCATACCCGTCTCGCCGCCGATCATGGTGGGCTGGAACCGCTTTCCGGTACGCGACACCCTCGCCCGCGCGCATGGCTGCCCCGTCGTGGTCGACAACGACGTCAACGTGATGTCCCTCGGGGAGCAACACAGTGGGGTCGCAAGGAGCGTCGACCATCTGCTCTTCGTGAAGATCGGCAGCGGTATCGGCTCCGGCATGCAGCACCACGGCCGTATCTACCGGGGCGCGGAGGGGTGCGCCGGTGACATCGGGCACGTCCAGGTCGAGGCGGAGGCGGACGGGCCTGTCTGCTCCTGCGGGAACACCGGCTGCCTGGAGGCGTACTTCGGCGGGGTGGCGCTGTCCAGGGACGCCACGGAGGCCGCGCGGTCCGGCCAGTCGCCCGCCCTTGCCGAAAGGCTCGCCGAGCGGGGGGTTTTGACCGCCCTGGATGTCGCGGAGTGCGCGGACGGCGGCGACAGCACGAGCGTCAACCTGGTCCGGGCCGGCGGCCACCGGGTCGGGCAGGTCCTCGCTACGCTGGTCAGCTTCATGAACCCGTCGATGATCGTGATCGGCGGCGGTCTGACCGGGCTCGGCTATCCCCTGCTCGCCGAGATCCGCAGCGTCGTGTACAAGCGCTCACTTCCCCTCGCCACCGGCAATCTGCCGATCGTCATGTCCGAACTCGGCCCCCGCGCCGGGGTCGTGGGCGCCGCGCTGCTGGCGAGCGAACTCGCGTACGGTGAGGCGTCGGTGGCAGGGGACGTCGGGAGAGGAGAGGCCACCGCATAG
- a CDS encoding PQQ-dependent sugar dehydrogenase yields MHRTLRRLITGVLLVALPALGGVALAPAAQAHPDHEHALDWSNYEKVTLTKDTGEPIDLAVLPDSRVLHTARNGDVRLTDPGTGVTKVVNHVDVYQNSEMGLQTVTLDPDFATNKWVYLYYSPPLNTPAGSAPLQLPAGQNDSYWKQWEGYDTLTRFKWTGDKLDLSTAQEIIRVDTNRGQCCHVAGDVDFDGEGNLYLATGGNTPASGPNVNGYTPINDAAGYNPGLDERRGSGNTNDLRGKILRIDVQEDGSYTIPEGNLFEPGTAKTRPEIFVMGLRNPFRLAVDRETDAVMWGDYGPDAGTADPNRGPMGYVEWQTTTKAMNSGWPFCTGDNSKPYRDFDFATLTPGPAFDCAAPVNDSRWNTGLTKLPAPVPATLWYGDRDTDQPWPELTAFRGPGGPGGQAPMGGPVYHYDADNPSPGKFPEYWDGKAFFAEFSQDYVAAFTLDGPDGPVSKLENVLPNSERSQNGIPPWDNPMDLEFGPDGALYVLDYGDGFFRQNPDAGLYRIDYAEGNKAPTAVIKADKTSGQAPLEVSFSATGSSDPENGDLTYQWDLDGDGTFDATGPTASRTYPENGQFQARLKVSDPQGKFGLSSRQITVGNTAPTVRITSPPDGGFFNWGDAVPYGTAVEDPEDGTTPDCAKAAWTFGLGHNQHGHPVNSGTGCTGAVATPTDAGHGDTENVFGVLGITYTDKGAGGVPPATGDAQVVLNPALMQAEHYDSAEGVTITDDTTASGQRKLTSFDAGDWIAYDPVSFAGITGVKTRASGAGTLALRWGAADAEPFATVSVPAEDGWQSVTTALPNAPSGSGEVFVTSSGGVELDSLTFQGAGVADKTAPKVTATLNPPRPNGDDGWYTSNVSLAVSATDNGTVASRQYSVDGGTTWQSANSTVTLSNEGATSVRYRATDNGGNVSEVGSLTVRIDRTGPTVAVNGLDADGVYGDSKRPTPVFSAQDAVSGGATATATLDGKSVTSGQALELWRLPLGNHDLTVKARDKAGNTTTKTVAFTTRTSYADIRALITQLRADGLITAQGQQRLTVRLNQAEAHTDAGRTNQATAVLESFAGYASDTALVPDSAAGAALARSARALKGGATG; encoded by the coding sequence GTGCACCGCACCCTGAGACGCCTGATCACGGGGGTCCTGCTCGTGGCACTGCCCGCGTTGGGCGGTGTGGCCCTCGCGCCCGCCGCGCAGGCGCACCCGGACCACGAACACGCCCTGGACTGGTCGAACTACGAGAAAGTCACTCTGACGAAGGACACCGGCGAGCCGATCGACCTCGCCGTACTGCCCGACAGCCGCGTTCTGCACACCGCCCGCAACGGCGACGTACGGCTCACCGACCCCGGCACGGGTGTCACGAAGGTCGTCAACCACGTCGACGTGTACCAGAACTCCGAGATGGGGTTGCAGACAGTCACGCTCGACCCGGACTTCGCCACCAACAAGTGGGTCTACCTGTACTATTCGCCGCCGCTGAACACCCCGGCCGGCTCCGCCCCGCTCCAACTGCCCGCTGGGCAGAACGACTCGTACTGGAAGCAGTGGGAGGGGTACGACACCCTGACCCGCTTCAAGTGGACCGGCGACAAGCTCGACCTCTCCACCGCGCAGGAAATCATCCGGGTCGACACCAACCGCGGCCAGTGCTGCCATGTCGCCGGTGACGTGGACTTCGACGGGGAGGGGAACCTCTACCTCGCGACCGGCGGCAACACCCCGGCGTCCGGCCCGAACGTCAACGGCTACACGCCGATCAACGACGCCGCCGGCTACAACCCGGGGCTCGACGAGCGCCGCGGCTCGGGCAACACCAACGACCTGCGGGGCAAGATTCTTCGGATCGACGTCCAGGAGGACGGCAGTTACACCATCCCGGAGGGGAACCTCTTCGAGCCCGGCACGGCCAAGACCCGTCCCGAGATCTTCGTGATGGGCCTGCGCAATCCCTTCCGGCTGGCTGTGGACCGCGAGACCGACGCCGTGATGTGGGGCGACTACGGCCCCGACGCCGGTACCGCCGACCCGAACCGCGGGCCGATGGGATACGTCGAGTGGCAGACCACGACCAAGGCCATGAACAGCGGCTGGCCGTTCTGCACGGGTGACAACAGCAAGCCCTACCGGGACTTCGACTTCGCCACCCTCACACCCGGCCCCGCCTTCGACTGCGCGGCACCGGTCAACGACTCCCGCTGGAACACCGGCCTGACCAAGCTGCCCGCGCCTGTGCCGGCCACGCTCTGGTACGGCGACCGGGACACCGACCAGCCGTGGCCCGAGCTGACCGCCTTCCGCGGTCCCGGCGGTCCCGGCGGCCAGGCCCCGATGGGCGGTCCGGTCTACCACTACGACGCGGACAACCCCTCACCGGGCAAGTTCCCCGAGTACTGGGACGGCAAGGCGTTCTTCGCGGAGTTCTCCCAGGACTACGTCGCGGCGTTCACCCTCGACGGGCCGGACGGTCCCGTGAGCAAGCTGGAGAACGTCCTGCCCAACAGCGAACGTTCTCAGAACGGCATCCCACCGTGGGACAACCCGATGGACCTGGAGTTCGGCCCGGACGGCGCGCTCTACGTCCTCGACTACGGCGACGGCTTCTTCCGGCAGAATCCCGATGCGGGTCTCTACCGGATCGACTACGCCGAGGGCAACAAGGCACCCACCGCCGTGATCAAGGCCGACAAGACGTCCGGCCAGGCCCCGCTGGAGGTCTCGTTCAGCGCCACCGGTTCCAGTGACCCGGAGAACGGTGACCTCACCTACCAGTGGGACCTCGACGGTGACGGCACCTTCGACGCCACCGGGCCCACGGCCAGCCGTACATATCCGGAGAACGGGCAGTTCCAGGCCCGGCTGAAGGTCTCCGACCCACAGGGCAAGTTCGGCCTGTCGAGCCGTCAGATCACCGTGGGCAACACGGCGCCGACGGTGCGGATCACCTCGCCGCCGGACGGCGGGTTCTTCAACTGGGGCGACGCCGTCCCGTACGGCACAGCCGTCGAGGACCCGGAGGACGGCACCACGCCGGACTGCGCCAAGGCCGCCTGGACCTTCGGTCTCGGGCACAATCAGCACGGACACCCGGTCAACAGCGGCACCGGCTGCACGGGCGCCGTCGCGACCCCGACCGACGCGGGACACGGTGACACCGAGAACGTCTTCGGCGTCCTTGGGATCACCTACACCGACAAGGGCGCGGGCGGCGTTCCGCCGGCGACCGGTGACGCCCAGGTGGTGCTCAACCCGGCTCTCATGCAGGCCGAGCACTACGACTCGGCGGAGGGTGTCACGATCACGGACGACACCACGGCTTCCGGACAGCGCAAGCTGACCTCCTTCGACGCGGGTGACTGGATCGCGTACGACCCGGTGTCGTTCGCCGGGATCACCGGGGTGAAGACCCGTGCCAGTGGCGCCGGCACCCTGGCGCTGCGCTGGGGCGCAGCCGACGCCGAGCCGTTCGCCACCGTGTCGGTTCCGGCCGAAGACGGCTGGCAGTCCGTCACCACCGCGCTTCCGAACGCCCCTTCGGGGAGCGGTGAGGTCTTCGTCACCAGCTCCGGCGGTGTCGAGCTGGACTCGCTGACCTTCCAGGGCGCGGGCGTCGCGGACAAGACGGCGCCCAAGGTCACCGCCACGCTCAACCCGCCCAGGCCCAACGGTGACGACGGCTGGTACACCAGCAACGTGTCACTCGCGGTCTCGGCGACCGACAACGGGACCGTCGCCAGCCGTCAGTACTCGGTCGACGGCGGAACGACGTGGCAGTCGGCGAACTCGACCGTCACCCTGTCCAATGAGGGTGCCACGAGCGTCCGTTACCGCGCGACCGACAACGGCGGCAACGTCTCCGAGGTGGGTTCGCTGACCGTACGGATCGACCGCACCGGTCCCACGGTGGCGGTGAACGGTCTCGACGCCGACGGCGTCTACGGGGACTCCAAGCGCCCGACGCCGGTCTTCTCGGCACAGGACGCGGTCTCCGGCGGGGCCACCGCGACGGCCACGCTGGACGGCAAGTCCGTCACCTCCGGCCAGGCGCTGGAACTGTGGCGGCTGCCGCTCGGGAACCATGACCTCACGGTCAAGGCCAGGGACAAGGCCGGCAACACCACCACGAAGACGGTGGCCTTCACCACCCGTACCTCCTACGCGGACATCCGTGCGCTGATCACCCAGCTGCGGGCCGACGGCCTGATCACGGCACAGGGACAGCAGCGGCTGACTGTACGGCTCAACCAGGCCGAGGCGCACACCGACGCGGGCCGCACCAATCAGGCCACAGCCGTGCTGGAATCGTTCGCCGGCTACGCGTCCGACACCGCCCTGGTGCCGGACAGCGCGGCAGGAGCGGCCCTGGCACGGAGCGCGCGGGCGCTGAAGGGAGGCGCCACCGGCTGA